Proteins encoded together in one Thermovenabulum gondwanense window:
- the murD gene encoding UDP-N-acetylmuramoyl-L-alanine--D-glutamate ligase, producing the protein MDVKDRKVLVVGLARSGTAACEELLKMGAKVTATDIKKEEELKEVIEKFEGKEIKLILGHHPLSLLDDVDFIVASPGVPLDIELFQRAREKNIPVLSELELGYMFNKAPIIAVTGTNGKTTTTTLIGEILKNDGKNISVAGNIGIPFIQEADKKGIKDFIVLEVSSFQLEHIISFRPHIAVILNITEDHLNYHKTFDNYIRAKARIFENQTEEDYLVLNYDDPIVFSLSKFAKSKIIYFSRKEELSQGVFVKNGVIVIKENQEILPILKAKEVGIKGSHNLENALASVAACWAARTNLNTMAESLRDFKGVEHRLEYVDTIDGVKFINDSKGTNPDAALKALEAIEDPIILIAGGYDKNADFKPFVKAFSGKVKKAILIGQTADKIEKAAKEEGFYQLEKASTLKEAVEKAKNAASPGDTVLLSPACASWDMFMNFEERGRVFKEAVYSLRERI; encoded by the coding sequence ATGGATGTAAAGGATAGGAAGGTTCTGGTAGTCGGATTAGCCAGGAGCGGTACGGCAGCCTGTGAAGAATTATTAAAAATGGGTGCAAAAGTAACTGCAACGGACATAAAAAAAGAAGAAGAACTGAAAGAAGTTATTGAAAAATTTGAAGGGAAAGAAATAAAATTAATCCTTGGGCATCATCCGTTGAGCCTTTTAGATGATGTGGATTTTATAGTGGCAAGCCCCGGAGTTCCGCTGGATATTGAACTTTTTCAGAGGGCGAGAGAAAAAAACATACCCGTACTAAGTGAATTGGAACTGGGATATATGTTTAACAAAGCGCCTATTATTGCGGTAACCGGAACAAATGGTAAAACTACAACTACTACGTTAATAGGAGAAATACTAAAAAATGATGGCAAAAATATTTCTGTAGCGGGCAACATTGGAATACCTTTTATTCAGGAAGCGGATAAAAAAGGGATTAAAGATTTCATCGTCCTGGAAGTTAGCAGCTTTCAACTGGAACATATTATAAGCTTTAGACCTCATATTGCGGTGATTTTAAATATTACAGAAGATCACTTAAATTACCATAAAACTTTTGACAACTACATAAGGGCAAAAGCAAGAATCTTTGAGAATCAAACCGAAGAAGATTATTTAGTATTAAATTATGATGATCCGATTGTATTTTCTTTATCCAAATTTGCTAAAAGTAAGATTATTTATTTTAGCAGAAAAGAAGAATTAAGCCAGGGAGTTTTTGTGAAAAATGGAGTTATTGTCATAAAGGAAAACCAGGAAATTTTACCCATTTTAAAGGCTAAAGAAGTGGGGATAAAAGGCTCGCATAATTTAGAAAACGCATTGGCGTCAGTAGCAGCCTGCTGGGCGGCAAGGACAAATCTAAATACAATGGCTGAATCTTTAAGAGATTTCAAAGGAGTGGAACATCGTTTGGAGTACGTCGACACCATAGATGGTGTAAAATTCATCAATGATTCAAAGGGGACGAATCCGGATGCCGCGTTGAAAGCTTTAGAGGCCATTGAAGATCCAATTATTCTTATTGCAGGAGGATACGACAAAAATGCTGATTTTAAACCTTTTGTCAAAGCTTTTTCGGGAAAAGTAAAGAAAGCAATATTGATTGGTCAGACGGCGGATAAAATAGAAAAAGCCGCTAAGGAGGAAGGGTTTTACCAACTTGAAAAGGCATCTACTTTAAAAGAAGCCGTGGAGAAAGCCAAAAATGCAGCATCTCCCGGGGATACGGTCTTGCTATCTCCTGCATGTGCCAGCTGGGACATGTTTATGAATTTTGAAGAGAGGGGAAGGGTTTTTAAGGAAGCGGTTTATTCTTTAAGAGAAAGGATATAA
- the ftsZ gene encoding cell division protein FtsZ, which yields MLEFDVPLQQFANIKVIGIGGGGNNAVNRMIDAGLKGVEFIAINTDAQALYLSKADKKIQIGEKLTKGLGAGANPDIGRKAAEESKAEIEEAIKGADMIFITAGMGGGTGTGAAPIVAEISKNMGILTVGVVTKPFTFEGRRRMAHAEMGINNLKACVDTLITIPNDRLLSIAEKKTSILEAFRIADDILRQGVQGISDLIAVPGLINLDFADVRTIMMDTGLAHMGIGRGTGENRALEAAKQAVSSPLLETSIEGAKGVLLNITGSSNLGILEVNEAAEFISAAADPDANIIFGAVIDEKLQDEIRITVIATGFEQKEKLPKQEEIININFDESDLEIPAFLRRGRKR from the coding sequence GTGCTAGAATTTGATGTACCTTTACAGCAGTTCGCAAATATAAAGGTTATTGGGATTGGTGGTGGCGGTAATAATGCCGTAAACAGAATGATTGACGCCGGTTTAAAAGGAGTAGAATTTATAGCAATTAATACCGATGCACAGGCACTTTATCTGTCAAAGGCTGACAAAAAAATACAAATTGGAGAAAAATTGACAAAAGGGCTCGGTGCAGGCGCAAATCCCGATATCGGTAGAAAAGCTGCAGAAGAGAGTAAGGCGGAAATCGAAGAAGCAATTAAAGGAGCTGACATGATATTTATTACCGCAGGCATGGGGGGAGGAACGGGCACGGGAGCAGCACCGATTGTCGCTGAAATTTCCAAAAATATGGGAATTTTAACGGTAGGAGTTGTAACAAAGCCCTTTACTTTTGAAGGAAGGCGCAGAATGGCTCATGCTGAAATGGGAATAAACAATTTAAAGGCATGTGTGGATACGCTTATTACTATACCGAACGACCGGCTTCTGTCAATTGCAGAAAAAAAGACTTCTATTCTGGAAGCCTTTAGAATAGCCGATGATATTTTAAGACAGGGTGTTCAGGGTATTTCGGACCTTATCGCTGTTCCGGGGTTGATAAATCTGGATTTTGCTGATGTCAGGACGATTATGATGGATACGGGTCTTGCGCACATGGGTATTGGCCGGGGAACCGGAGAGAACAGAGCTTTGGAGGCTGCAAAGCAGGCCGTATCAAGTCCTCTACTCGAGACTTCAATTGAAGGTGCAAAAGGAGTACTGTTAAATATTACGGGAAGCAGTAATTTGGGCATTTTAGAAGTAAATGAAGCTGCTGAATTTATTTCCGCAGCCGCTGATCCCGATGCTAATATTATTTTTGGTGCGGTAATCGATGAAAAATTACAGGATGAGATCAGGATAACGGTTATTGCCACGGGATTTGAACAAAAAGAAAAACTTCCAAAGCAGGAAGAAATAATAAATATTAATTTTGACGAAAGTGATCTTGAAATTCCTGCCTTCCTAAGACGGGGAAGAAAAAGATAA
- the murC gene encoding UDP-N-acetylmuramate--L-alanine ligase, translating into MLIGNFRHIHFIGIGGSGMSAIAKILLEMGYEVSGSDIKYSEILNKLQNQGAKVFIGHDSQNVKGADLVVVSSAIPQNNPEYMEAQKQNITILHRADLLSLLMSQKKGIAISGAHGKTTTTSMISLILEKNGYQPTVLIGGELNDIGGNAILGKGEFLVAEADESDGSFLKLRPYVAVVTNIENDHLDYYKNMENMKKAFIRFIENVKEEGFAFLCVDNDNVRDILAGLKKKIFTYGMKYNADYMPKDIVLKGISSIFGVYYRGKFLGDIELNVPGIHNVYNATAAVGVGHQLGINIKDISSALKIFKGAQRRFQSIGEVNGIKIFDDYAHHPTEIKVVLKTARLLNPRRIYAVFQPHRYTRTKLLADEFGTAFFDADEVVVTKLYSAGEEPIPKVSSHLIVDALKKNNVNVKYIEEKEDVINFLINKLVPGDLVITIGAGDINKISYELLKSLKFAVRDVG; encoded by the coding sequence GTGTTGATCGGCAATTTCAGACATATTCATTTTATAGGAATCGGCGGTTCCGGTATGAGCGCTATAGCCAAAATTCTTTTGGAGATGGGTTACGAGGTCTCGGGTTCGGATATTAAATATTCGGAGATACTGAATAAACTTCAAAATCAGGGAGCAAAGGTGTTTATAGGGCATGATTCACAAAATGTAAAAGGGGCAGATCTCGTAGTAGTGTCATCTGCAATCCCCCAAAACAACCCTGAATACATGGAAGCACAAAAGCAAAATATAACAATACTTCACCGAGCGGACCTTTTAAGCTTGTTAATGAGTCAAAAAAAAGGAATAGCCATCTCCGGAGCTCATGGGAAAACAACTACTACTTCCATGATTTCTTTAATTTTAGAAAAGAATGGATATCAACCCACCGTTCTCATCGGGGGAGAATTAAATGACATAGGGGGAAATGCAATCTTAGGAAAAGGTGAATTTCTGGTAGCTGAAGCAGACGAGAGCGATGGTTCATTTTTAAAATTAAGGCCTTATGTGGCAGTTGTTACGAATATCGAAAATGACCATTTAGATTATTACAAAAATATGGAAAATATGAAGAAGGCATTTATAAGATTTATTGAGAACGTCAAAGAAGAAGGTTTTGCTTTTTTATGCGTGGATAATGACAACGTAAGGGATATATTAGCCGGTTTAAAAAAGAAAATATTCACATATGGAATGAAGTACAATGCCGATTATATGCCCAAAGACATTGTCTTAAAGGGGATTTCTTCAATTTTTGGTGTATATTATAGAGGAAAATTTTTAGGAGATATTGAACTTAATGTTCCGGGAATTCATAATGTATATAATGCCACAGCAGCTGTGGGGGTAGGGCATCAGCTGGGAATAAATATTAAAGATATATCTTCAGCATTAAAAATTTTTAAAGGAGCTCAAAGAAGATTTCAAAGCATCGGTGAAGTTAATGGTATAAAAATTTTTGATGACTATGCTCATCATCCCACAGAAATTAAGGTGGTATTAAAAACGGCGAGACTTTTAAATCCAAGAAGGATATATGCTGTTTTTCAACCTCACAGGTATACGAGAACCAAATTATTGGCAGATGAATTCGGAACCGCCTTTTTTGATGCTGATGAGGTAGTTGTAACCAAACTTTACAGTGCGGGAGAAGAACCTATCCCTAAGGTGTCATCCCACTTAATTGTTGATGCCTTAAAAAAGAATAATGTAAATGTAAAGTATATTGAAGAAAAAGAAGATGTGATTAATTTTCTTATAAACAAGTTGGTTCCCGGTGATTTAGTAATTACAATTGGTGCTGGAGATATAAACAAAATTTCCTATGAACTATTAAAATCCCTTAAATTTGCTGTGCGTGATGTGGGATAA
- the ftsA gene encoding cell division protein FtsA, whose protein sequence is MARNEIITGIDLGSSKVCCLVAEINESGNMDILGYGISPSSYLKKGNVVNIEGLTRSINDAVNQAETMANLKIEEAVVGLSLMNVDILRNKGVVAIPKSTSEITNQDVERVIQAAKILAISPDRDVVQVIPREFIVDGCEGINDPVGMVGTRLEVDSYIVTAPITVMQNIHKCFQRAGILINNIYLKPFAVKKILLSWDEIEMGVALIDVGATITEIAVFKGNDIVKYATLPVGGDYITNDIAVGLRLPFNYAEIVKRRYACAQESLASEKQEIEIQSIGEVSTRRINQKELASIIEPRVHEIISLIRKELEFDNQKINLAAGGVITGSGLLPIKGTLDLAQKILGMPLRGGKTEMYGYDQTFTVCLGLLSSVISSINFNRKIIEKQKQRVSFLERAKRFLREYF, encoded by the coding sequence TTGGCAAGAAATGAAATAATAACTGGAATTGATCTGGGAAGCTCTAAAGTGTGCTGTTTAGTTGCGGAAATAAATGAATCCGGAAATATGGATATTCTTGGATATGGTATTTCTCCATCCTCTTATTTGAAAAAAGGCAATGTGGTTAACATAGAAGGTTTGACCAGGTCGATTAACGATGCGGTTAATCAAGCTGAAACAATGGCCAACCTTAAAATTGAAGAAGCTGTGGTAGGACTTTCCTTGATGAACGTAGATATTTTAAGGAATAAAGGTGTTGTAGCAATACCCAAAAGTACCAGTGAAATTACCAATCAGGATGTAGAAAGGGTTATACAGGCTGCAAAAATTCTTGCAATTTCTCCCGACAGGGATGTGGTTCAGGTAATCCCGAGAGAATTTATAGTTGATGGTTGTGAGGGTATTAATGACCCTGTAGGGATGGTTGGGACAAGGCTTGAGGTTGATTCTTATATTGTAACGGCTCCGATAACCGTTATGCAAAATATTCACAAATGCTTTCAAAGAGCGGGTATTTTAATTAATAATATTTACTTAAAACCCTTTGCAGTAAAAAAAATACTATTATCCTGGGATGAAATTGAAATGGGAGTAGCTCTGATAGATGTAGGAGCTACAATTACCGAAATAGCAGTTTTTAAAGGAAACGATATAGTAAAATACGCTACATTGCCTGTAGGAGGAGATTATATTACAAACGATATTGCTGTTGGATTGAGGCTACCTTTTAATTATGCCGAAATCGTTAAAAGACGATATGCCTGTGCTCAGGAAAGCTTGGCTTCTGAAAAGCAGGAAATTGAAATTCAAAGCATAGGAGAAGTTTCTACAAGAAGGATTAACCAAAAAGAACTGGCTTCAATAATTGAACCCAGGGTTCATGAAATAATAAGCTTGATAAGAAAAGAGCTGGAATTTGATAATCAAAAGATTAACTTAGCTGCAGGAGGAGTAATAACTGGTAGCGGTTTGCTTCCCATAAAAGGCACGCTCGACCTGGCGCAAAAAATATTAGGTATGCCTCTAAGAGGCGGTAAAACTGAAATGTACGGCTATGATCAAACATTTACCGTTTGTTTGGGGCTTTTGAGCAGTGTTATTTCTTCTATTAATTTTAACAGGAAAATCATAGAAAAACAAAAACAAAGGGTTTCCTTTTTAGAAAGGGCCAAAAGGTTTTTAAGAGAATATTTTTAG
- a CDS encoding DUF1290 domain-containing protein: MLLPLIGLLLGIIIGLVYPIYIPVNYAPYVSIAVLAALDSVFGGLKAVGENNFDVYVFITGFFTNALLAGFLAYIGDRLGIPIYLAAIFVFGVRIFQNLAIIRRDFLNKFLKNQK, translated from the coding sequence GTGCTTCTACCTCTAATCGGATTATTACTGGGTATTATAATAGGACTTGTTTATCCCATTTATATTCCCGTTAATTATGCACCGTATGTTTCTATTGCCGTACTTGCTGCATTGGATTCGGTTTTTGGGGGGTTAAAGGCTGTAGGTGAAAATAATTTTGATGTATACGTATTTATTACCGGCTTCTTTACAAATGCTTTACTTGCCGGGTTCTTAGCTTATATTGGAGATAGACTTGGAATCCCAATATATTTGGCTGCTATTTTTGTATTTGGTGTACGTATATTCCAAAATTTAGCTATTATTCGTCGGGATTTCCTCAACAAATTTTTAAAAAATCAAAAATAA
- the murA gene encoding UDP-N-acetylglucosamine 1-carboxyvinyltransferase, translated as MGAFLINGGYRLEGKLKVQGSKNASLPILAATILNSNKNIIKNMPDIIDISVMMSILRILGAKVLRIDDGVIVDTSNVDKWEVPEILMRKMRSSIILMGPLLAKFGRVRVSYPGGCEIGPRPIDLHLKGLAALGVEIKEGYGFITAETGKLKGNDIHLDFPSVGATENLMIAAALAEGRTVIRNAAKEPEIIDLQNFLNRMGCQIRGAGTDTIKITGCKIEDLKPVDEYSVIPDRIAAGTYLIACAATKGHVILENVISEHIEPLLAKMREMGCNINSYNDRIELTAEEPLKALENLRTLPYPGFPTDLQAPMMSLLSIAEGTSVIIETIFENRFKHAEELRRMGANIKINGNTAIITGVKKLTGAVVEAKDLRAGAALVIAGLCAEGTTVVEGISHIERGYENFDRNLQNLGARITRID; from the coding sequence GTGGGGGCATTTCTTATAAACGGGGGCTATAGATTGGAGGGCAAATTAAAAGTCCAGGGTTCAAAGAATGCCAGCTTACCAATACTTGCTGCTACAATATTGAACTCCAATAAAAATATAATAAAAAATATGCCGGATATCATAGATATTTCGGTAATGATGAGTATTTTAAGGATACTTGGTGCCAAAGTTTTAAGAATAGATGATGGAGTTATCGTGGATACTTCCAATGTAGACAAATGGGAAGTTCCGGAAATCCTTATGAGGAAAATGCGTTCTTCCATAATATTGATGGGTCCTTTACTTGCTAAATTCGGGAGGGTGAGAGTGTCTTACCCGGGAGGATGTGAAATAGGGCCAAGGCCTATAGATCTTCATCTTAAAGGCCTTGCTGCCCTGGGGGTGGAAATTAAAGAAGGTTACGGTTTTATAACTGCTGAAACAGGTAAATTAAAAGGAAACGATATTCACCTTGATTTTCCAAGCGTTGGAGCTACGGAAAATTTAATGATTGCAGCGGCCCTGGCCGAGGGTAGAACGGTTATAAGGAATGCTGCAAAAGAACCGGAAATAATAGATTTACAGAATTTTCTGAATAGAATGGGTTGCCAGATAAGAGGTGCCGGAACGGATACAATAAAGATAACAGGCTGCAAAATTGAAGACTTAAAACCCGTTGACGAATATAGTGTGATCCCCGACAGAATTGCGGCGGGTACTTATCTTATAGCCTGTGCAGCGACCAAGGGACACGTGATATTAGAGAATGTAATTAGTGAACATATCGAACCCCTGCTGGCAAAAATGAGAGAGATGGGATGCAATATAAATTCTTATAATGACAGAATTGAATTAACGGCTGAAGAACCACTGAAGGCTTTGGAGAATTTAAGGACACTTCCTTATCCCGGATTTCCTACTGATTTACAGGCTCCTATGATGTCTCTTTTGTCTATCGCAGAAGGTACCTCGGTGATTATTGAAACGATATTTGAAAATAGATTTAAACATGCAGAAGAACTCAGGAGGATGGGTGCCAACATAAAAATAAACGGGAATACGGCAATAATTACAGGTGTAAAAAAACTAACGGGTGCCGTAGTGGAAGCAAAAGATTTAAGGGCAGGGGCGGCTTTGGTGATAGCAGGGTTATGTGCCGAGGGCACTACGGTGGTTGAAGGGATTAGTCATATTGAAAGGGGTTACGAAAACTTTGACAGAAACCTGCAAAACCTGGGAGCAAGAATTACCAGAATAGATTAA
- the murG gene encoding undecaprenyldiphospho-muramoylpentapeptide beta-N-acetylglucosaminyltransferase: MRKKVLFAGGGTGGHIYPAIAIAKGLMSKLEDIEAVFVGTERGMEKELVPMSGFRLEKIRVKGFKRRISMDTLITLKEMVLGGFDAIRILRREKPDLVIGTGGYVAGPVVFFAAFMGIPTLIHEQNVKPGVTNRILGKFVDKIAISFAESVKYFPSGKCVLTGNPVRPEIINADKRTASEILNINSNIPLVLSFGGSQGAKKINEAVMDLIVKIKDKIEFQLLHVTGKNNYDIFLKELERRGINWDRFGHIKIKPYLYNMQDALACADLVVSRAGAITISEITVCGKPSILIPLPSAADNHQYFNARYLEKNNAALVIEERFLNGEILFRYIKEILGDKNKYKKMAQCSKELGKPDALNKIVDIAIGLLYKK; the protein is encoded by the coding sequence ATGAGGAAAAAGGTTCTCTTTGCGGGAGGCGGAACGGGAGGACATATATATCCTGCAATAGCAATTGCAAAAGGGCTTATGAGTAAATTGGAAGATATTGAAGCGGTTTTTGTAGGTACAGAAAGAGGAATGGAAAAAGAACTGGTACCTATGTCCGGTTTTCGATTGGAAAAAATAAGGGTAAAAGGATTTAAGAGAAGGATTTCCATGGATACACTTATTACATTGAAAGAAATGGTTTTGGGAGGTTTTGACGCCATAAGGATTTTAAGAAGGGAAAAGCCCGATCTGGTAATAGGTACGGGCGGTTATGTTGCCGGACCCGTTGTTTTTTTTGCTGCCTTTATGGGAATACCAACTTTGATTCATGAACAAAATGTAAAACCCGGTGTGACCAATAGGATACTCGGTAAGTTTGTGGACAAGATAGCTATAAGTTTTGCTGAATCGGTAAAATACTTTCCATCGGGTAAATGCGTTTTAACGGGTAATCCCGTGAGACCGGAAATAATTAATGCGGATAAGAGAACTGCTTCGGAAATTTTGAACATAAACAGCAATATTCCGTTAGTGCTCTCTTTTGGTGGAAGTCAGGGGGCAAAAAAAATAAACGAAGCAGTAATGGACCTGATAGTAAAAATAAAGGATAAAATAGAGTTTCAATTACTTCACGTTACGGGGAAAAATAATTACGATATATTTCTAAAAGAGTTGGAAAGAAGAGGAATAAATTGGGATAGGTTTGGACACATTAAAATAAAACCCTATCTTTATAATATGCAGGATGCTTTGGCCTGTGCTGATTTGGTGGTTTCCAGAGCGGGAGCCATAACGATTTCGGAAATAACGGTTTGCGGAAAGCCCTCAATCCTAATACCCTTACCCTCTGCTGCGGATAACCACCAGTATTTTAATGCAAGGTATTTGGAAAAAAACAATGCAGCCCTGGTAATCGAAGAAAGGTTTTTGAATGGTGAAATTTTATTCAGGTATATAAAGGAAATTCTTGGAGATAAAAATAAATATAAAAAAATGGCACAGTGCAGTAAAGAACTGGGAAAGCCGGATGCGTTAAATAAAATTGTGGACATTGCGATAGGACTTCTCTACAAAAAATAA
- the spoVE gene encoding stage V sporulation protein E, with amino-acid sequence MKYKRPPDFTFLMCVLILLCFGIVMVFSSSSAWAYYQYKDSLYFLKKQLLWSLFGVIAMVYFINFDYRKIKKVAFPLLLLNYLLLILVLIPGIGVKINEARRWIGVGFFSIQPSEVAKLALIIYFSSYLEKRMDTIENFFKGVLPVLIIMATTCGLVLVEPHLSATVVIAVLTMMLLFVAGMRFTHILSLMVIGAAVAIKLAYGKEYRVRRLTSFLNPWEDIRGKGYHIVQSLFALSSGGLLGVGLGHSRQKFFYLPEPQTDFIFAIIGEELGFIGAVFVIIIFTILIWRGFKIAINSPDVFGKFLATGIICQIAIQFLIHVAVVTASLPVTGMPLPFISYGGSSLIMTLIEAGIILNISRFTEA; translated from the coding sequence ATGAAATACAAAAGGCCTCCTGATTTTACTTTTTTAATGTGTGTACTTATCCTTCTGTGTTTTGGAATAGTAATGGTATTTAGTTCCAGCAGTGCCTGGGCTTATTATCAATACAAAGACAGTTTGTATTTCTTAAAGAAACAATTGCTCTGGTCTTTATTCGGTGTAATAGCAATGGTATATTTTATAAACTTTGACTACAGGAAAATCAAAAAGGTAGCCTTTCCTCTTCTCTTGTTAAATTACCTTTTGCTTATTTTAGTTTTGATTCCGGGTATTGGAGTTAAAATTAATGAAGCCAGAAGGTGGATAGGTGTGGGCTTTTTTTCTATACAGCCCTCCGAAGTAGCCAAACTGGCATTGATTATATATTTTTCCAGTTATTTAGAAAAACGGATGGATACTATTGAAAACTTTTTTAAAGGTGTTTTACCTGTATTAATTATTATGGCTACCACCTGTGGGCTGGTGCTTGTTGAACCGCACCTATCAGCAACAGTGGTAATTGCAGTATTAACCATGATGCTTTTGTTCGTAGCCGGAATGAGGTTTACCCATATATTATCTTTAATGGTAATAGGTGCAGCGGTTGCAATAAAGCTGGCATATGGCAAAGAGTACAGGGTAAGAAGGTTAACATCATTTTTAAATCCATGGGAGGATATCAGGGGAAAGGGATATCATATAGTCCAATCATTGTTTGCATTAAGTTCGGGAGGACTTTTAGGGGTGGGTTTGGGCCACAGCAGACAAAAATTTTTCTATTTACCCGAGCCCCAAACGGACTTCATTTTTGCTATAATAGGAGAAGAACTGGGTTTCATAGGTGCTGTATTTGTAATAATAATTTTCACAATTCTAATCTGGAGAGGTTTTAAAATAGCAATTAACTCTCCTGATGTTTTTGGGAAATTTCTTGCCACCGGTATAATATGCCAGATAGCTATTCAATTTTTGATTCATGTAGCTGTAGTAACAGCATCTTTACCCGTTACGGGTATGCCATTACCTTTCATAAGTTACGGTGGATCTTCCTTAATAATGACCCTTATTGAAGCGGGGATAATATTAAATATTTCAAGATTCACGGAGGCTTAA
- a CDS encoding cell division protein FtsQ/DivIB — MGYKDFDRGKKKKGNLKNLLRIIAFFCIITLIYWVSNLYLKIESIEITGNHNIKAEIIEEKLSYLKEKNLLTIRPRLIEKSLINSLPLEEARISVKFPNTVLVKIKERNIAAALPFNSDFLLLDVMGNVIKIDSDIKNYSVPIITGITVKQAEIGRIPTFQEEQRVFSSTFEVLKGILPIQNQIVEIHAEKADEGTNFFIYTVDGIRICFNQNRLKQNNLKNLPNILEDIRKNSRGRGEIDLNQDIPVFRPY; from the coding sequence ATGGGGTACAAGGATTTTGATAGAGGTAAAAAAAAGAAGGGTAACCTGAAAAATCTATTGAGAATAATAGCCTTTTTTTGTATAATTACATTAATTTACTGGGTTTCAAATTTGTATTTAAAAATAGAAAGTATCGAAATCACTGGAAATCACAATATTAAAGCCGAAATTATTGAAGAAAAATTATCCTACCTGAAAGAGAAGAACCTTTTAACTATCAGACCAAGACTAATCGAAAAAAGTTTAATAAATTCCCTCCCCTTAGAAGAGGCAAGGATATCGGTTAAATTTCCAAATACTGTTTTGGTGAAAATCAAAGAAAGAAATATTGCAGCGGCGTTGCCTTTCAATTCGGATTTTCTACTTCTGGATGTTATGGGAAATGTTATTAAGATAGATTCGGATATAAAAAACTATTCGGTTCCTATCATAACGGGAATTACGGTAAAACAGGCTGAAATAGGAAGAATACCGACATTCCAGGAGGAACAGAGAGTATTTTCAAGCACTTTTGAGGTTCTAAAAGGAATTTTACCAATCCAGAATCAAATTGTAGAAATTCATGCCGAAAAAGCCGATGAAGGCACGAATTTTTTTATTTATACTGTAGATGGTATAAGAATTTGTTTTAATCAAAACAGGTTAAAGCAAAATAATTTAAAAAACCTGCCTAATATTTTAGAGGATATAAGAAAAAACAGCAGGGGTAGGGGGGAAATAGACCTGAATCAAGATATTCCCGTTTTTAGGCCCTATTAA
- a CDS encoding DUF881 domain-containing protein — MREKIRANIMIAIICFILGFMLVTQFRSTEKSGSAITSLQRVQELTAQLKSLMDEKEKLQGEVKELRNRLTEYENSASKISGVTEAMKKELLRARMVAGLVEGYGPGITITLDDSNVPRQPGEDPNLFLIHDEDILKVVNELFAAGAEAVSVNGQRIIATTEIRCVGPTIIINSIRMAPPFTIDAIGDPEYLESSMKMRGGIIESLQVFGIQVSIKKQEKIYMPAYTGPIQFKYFVPEKAGE, encoded by the coding sequence ATGAGAGAAAAGATAAGAGCAAATATTATGATTGCAATTATATGTTTCATTTTGGGTTTTATGCTCGTTACACAGTTTAGAAGCACCGAAAAAAGCGGTAGCGCCATTACTTCGCTTCAAAGGGTTCAGGAACTAACGGCACAACTGAAGAGTTTAATGGATGAGAAAGAAAAACTTCAGGGAGAAGTGAAGGAGCTTAGAAATAGACTCACCGAATATGAAAATTCGGCATCAAAGATAAGCGGTGTCACAGAAGCAATGAAAAAAGAACTTTTAAGGGCGAGGATGGTGGCGGGTCTGGTAGAGGGCTATGGACCGGGTATTACGATCACCTTAGATGATAGCAATGTTCCCAGGCAACCTGGAGAAGACCCAAATTTATTTTTGATTCACGATGAAGATATATTAAAAGTTGTAAATGAGTTGTTCGCCGCAGGGGCAGAAGCCGTATCGGTTAATGGGCAGAGGATAATAGCCACTACTGAAATAAGATGTGTTGGGCCTACAATTATTATTAATTCTATCAGAATGGCTCCGCCTTTCACTATTGATGCGATTGGGGATCCTGAATATCTTGAGAGTTCGATGAAAATGAGAGGTGGTATTATAGAATCCCTCCAGGTTTTTGGAATACAGGTCAGCATTAAGAAACAGGAAAAAATTTACATGCCTGCATATACAGGGCCAATCCAATTTAAATATTTTGTTCCGGAGAAAGCGGGTGAATAA